One genomic window of Desulfuromonas sp. AOP6 includes the following:
- a CDS encoding DNA methyltransferase has translation MSRLTDLIAQAKAKDPQMGKDLEREFKALSSRLAFGLNFERHRPEEVELPGRPVRKGDKVRILPARGTIAKGDPRLWLVRGIAKVKGKRIAHLELTGDAGPETCDIPADDLVVVAEFRDYIYPGLVSTGKVERGGDKPFHTVINGENYHVLEALTYTHRGKVDAIYIDPPYNTRDKDWKYNNDYVDSDDQYKHSKWLAMMERRLKLAQVLLNPADSVLIVTIDEKEYLRLGLLLEQTFTEARIQMVSSAINPAAQARAGSFARIDEYIFLIMLGNAAPTKLPLSREWVSAKGRTHTGKARWDLLRRSGTAPKRSDSPGGFYPIYVDDKTRRVIEVGEPLPDGVSIPPKRVDGATAILPIRKDGSEGRWQISPTTLRGYIKQGRVSIGGSQRKGYVVYYLKPGEWAKVESGEYKAEGIGVDGAVVLSKNEESELQVTAVPSTQWKIPAHDSTQYGSRLLLNIIPGRKFPFPKSLYAVEDVLRFFVQEKPAAIILDFFTGSGTTAHAVMRLNRQDGGRRQCISVTNNEVAADEQKALREQGLRPGDPEWEQWGICDYITKPRVEAAITGKTPTGESIKGDYKFTDEFPMAEGFVENAEFFTLTYETPVAVSHNLAFARIAPLLWLRAGSQGRRIETLPASGWEVANSYGILTNLDQTDKFCAAVEKKDGLCVAYIVTNDDRRFQAIARSLPETVEPVRLYESYLTNFKFANGD, from the coding sequence GTGTCACGACTCACAGACCTCATAGCACAAGCCAAGGCTAAAGATCCCCAGATGGGGAAGGACTTGGAGCGGGAATTCAAGGCGTTGTCATCGCGTCTTGCCTTTGGGCTGAACTTTGAACGGCATCGGCCCGAGGAGGTTGAGCTGCCTGGGCGGCCGGTACGCAAAGGGGACAAGGTGCGGATTCTTCCGGCGCGCGGTACGATCGCCAAGGGGGATCCGCGGCTCTGGTTGGTCAGGGGCATTGCAAAGGTCAAAGGGAAACGGATCGCGCACCTTGAATTGACCGGTGACGCCGGGCCGGAGACGTGCGATATCCCAGCCGATGATCTCGTTGTTGTGGCGGAATTCCGGGACTACATCTATCCAGGGCTCGTGAGCACCGGCAAGGTTGAGCGGGGGGGAGACAAACCCTTTCACACGGTCATCAATGGTGAGAACTACCATGTGCTGGAGGCGCTGACCTACACGCACCGGGGCAAGGTGGACGCCATCTACATTGACCCGCCCTATAATACCCGTGACAAAGACTGGAAATACAATAACGATTATGTCGATTCAGATGATCAGTACAAGCACAGCAAGTGGTTAGCAATGATGGAGAGACGTTTGAAACTCGCGCAGGTGTTGTTAAACCCTGCCGACTCTGTACTGATCGTCACAATTGATGAGAAGGAGTATTTAAGACTAGGTCTCTTGCTGGAGCAGACATTTACTGAAGCTCGCATTCAAATGGTTTCTAGCGCAATCAATCCTGCTGCACAAGCGCGAGCTGGCTCCTTTGCACGTATTGACGAATATATATTTCTGATTATGTTGGGGAATGCTGCACCTACAAAGCTTCCACTGAGTCGTGAGTGGGTGAGCGCTAAGGGCAGAACTCACACCGGCAAGGCAAGATGGGATTTACTGAGACGCTCCGGTACTGCACCCAAGCGGTCCGACTCGCCTGGAGGGTTTTACCCAATTTACGTCGATGATAAAACGCGTCGAGTAATAGAAGTCGGCGAGCCCCTTCCTGATGGTGTATCTATTCCACCCAAAAGGGTTGATGGTGCAACTGCAATCCTTCCTATCCGTAAAGATGGAAGCGAAGGCCGTTGGCAAATTTCGCCAACAACACTTCGCGGCTACATCAAACAGGGTCGAGTGAGCATTGGAGGTAGCCAGCGGAAAGGATATGTTGTTTATTACTTGAAGCCGGGAGAGTGGGCTAAGGTAGAATCTGGCGAATACAAAGCCGAAGGAATCGGAGTTGATGGTGCCGTCGTTCTTTCGAAAAACGAGGAATCTGAACTACAAGTCACCGCAGTTCCATCCACGCAATGGAAAATCCCGGCACACGATTCAACGCAATATGGCAGCCGTTTACTTCTCAATATCATCCCTGGGCGCAAATTTCCGTTCCCAAAGAGTCTTTATGCCGTTGAAGACGTCCTTCGCTTCTTTGTTCAAGAGAAGCCTGCTGCAATAATTTTAGATTTCTTCACTGGCTCTGGCACCACCGCCCATGCCGTGATGCGCCTGAATCGCCAAGATGGCGGCCGCCGCCAATGCATTTCCGTGACCAATAATGAAGTCGCCGCCGATGAGCAAAAGGCTTTGCGAGAGCAAGGACTACGCCCCGGCGATCCTGAATGGGAACAGTGGGGCATCTGCGACTACATCACCAAACCCCGCGTGGAGGCCGCCATTACGGGCAAAACCCCGACCGGAGAGTCGATCAAGGGGGACTACAAGTTTACCGACGAGTTCCCCATGGCGGAAGGCTTTGTGGAGAACGCCGAGTTTTTCACCCTGACCTACGAAACCCCCGTAGCGGTCAGCCATAACCTTGCCTTTGCCCGCATCGCACCGTTGTTGTGGCTGCGGGCCGGCAGCCAGGGACGGCGGATCGAAACCCTGCCTGCCAGCGGCTGGGAAGTTGCCAATAGCTATGGCATTCTGACGAACCTGGATCAGACGGATAAGTTTTGTGCGGCTGTCGAGAAAAAAGACGGTTTGTGTGTCGCCTATATCGTCACTAACGACGACCGCCGCTTTCAGGCGATTGCCCGCAGTCTGCCCGAAACAGTGGAGCCGGTGCGTCTCTATGAATCGTATCTGACGAACTTCAAGTTTGCGAATGGAGATTGA
- a CDS encoding cytochrome P460 family protein: MTRWLLVLCVVVAGAVSAMAQTGEKLAPAPNGIEVPEGYRDWRVVAVSHRTDNHSLRVILGNDVAIAAAQAGQTNPWPDGAILGKIVWKDATDALWPAAQVPGELLHTEFMIKDSERFAATQGWGFARWRGPEQIPYGQDASFVQECIGCHTPAKDNDYVFTHPARWPKLP, from the coding sequence ATGACAAGATGGCTGCTTGTTCTGTGTGTGGTGGTCGCGGGTGCCGTTTCGGCAATGGCGCAGACGGGAGAAAAGCTGGCGCCGGCGCCCAACGGCATCGAGGTGCCGGAAGGTTATCGGGATTGGCGGGTTGTCGCTGTTTCGCACCGCACGGACAACCATTCGCTGCGGGTGATCCTGGGCAACGACGTGGCTATCGCGGCGGCGCAGGCAGGGCAGACCAATCCCTGGCCGGACGGCGCCATCCTGGGCAAGATCGTGTGGAAGGATGCGACCGATGCCCTCTGGCCGGCCGCCCAGGTGCCCGGGGAGCTGCTGCATACCGAGTTCATGATCAAGGACAGCGAGCGCTTTGCCGCCACCCAGGGCTGGGGCTTCGCCCGCTGGCGCGGCCCGGAGCAGATCCCCTACGGCCAGGACGCCTCCTTCGTGCAGGAGTGTATCGGCTGCCACACCCCGGCCAAGGATAACGACTACGTCTTCACCCACCCGGCCCGGTGGCCCAAGCTCCCCTGA
- a CDS encoding response regulator transcription factor, with protein MNILICINNRVLAEGLQRIILDHVTGAMVDKCFSGRDGTWPDLVLFDSRERIDLLKKHYTRARFLCIDVGLKDTDLAWLLYCQGIHGIISPELDVKMFGKALRAVYEGQIWVEQIHLKAVFGEGTTFPSRGRLRGVSEQDRKIIRLVASGRKNREIADLLCLSEPTIKAHLSRLYKTLKVNNRSGLVALAAESGWTGEQES; from the coding sequence ATGAATATCCTCATCTGTATCAACAACCGCGTTTTAGCTGAAGGACTGCAGCGAATCATCCTTGACCACGTGACGGGTGCCATGGTCGACAAATGCTTTTCGGGCCGGGATGGCACCTGGCCAGACCTCGTGCTGTTTGATTCCCGCGAGCGCATTGACCTTCTCAAAAAGCACTATACCCGCGCCCGTTTTCTGTGCATCGATGTCGGCCTGAAGGATACGGATCTGGCCTGGCTTCTTTACTGCCAGGGGATTCACGGCATCATCTCCCCCGAACTCGACGTGAAAATGTTTGGCAAGGCGCTACGGGCCGTTTATGAGGGACAGATCTGGGTCGAGCAGATTCATCTCAAAGCGGTCTTCGGCGAGGGCACCACGTTCCCCTCCCGCGGGCGTCTGCGAGGAGTGAGTGAACAGGACAGGAAAATTATCAGACTGGTCGCCAGCGGCAGAAAGAACCGGGAGATTGCCGACCTGCTCTGTCTGAGTGAACCGACCATCAAGGCCCACCTCAGCCGACTCTACAAAACCCTCAAGGTCAATAACCGCTCTGGCCTGGTGGCCCTGGCCGCTGAAAGCGGCTGGACCGGCGAACAGGAATCCTAG
- a CDS encoding HIT family protein produces MAAENQKHSCPFCQIDTSRILMANDLAMAIGDGYPVSPGHSLIIPKRHIASIFEATAAEQAALWELGVKTRELLQAEHQPDGFNIGINDGEAAGQTVRHLHIHLIPRYAGDTPDPRGGVRWVRPDKASYWK; encoded by the coding sequence ATGGCCGCAGAAAATCAAAAACATTCATGCCCCTTCTGCCAAATCGACACATCCCGAATCCTCATGGCCAACGATCTGGCCATGGCCATCGGCGACGGCTATCCCGTCAGCCCCGGTCATAGTCTGATCATTCCCAAGCGGCATATCGCCTCGATCTTTGAGGCGACGGCGGCGGAGCAGGCGGCCCTGTGGGAGCTGGGCGTGAAGACGCGGGAACTTCTGCAAGCCGAGCATCAGCCGGACGGGTTCAACATCGGCATCAACGACGGGGAGGCGGCGGGGCAGACGGTGAGGCACCTGCACATCCATCTGATCCCCCGTTATGCCGGCGACACGCCGGACCCGCGCGGCGGGGTACGGTGGGTCAGGCCGGACAAGGCTTCCTACTGGAAGTAA
- a CDS encoding HNH endonuclease, whose translation MTWTEATKRKAPHKPILLLAVLDLVHRGVVTNPFIDVTADLVELNELFNLYWRRVVPLGQTSSIAFPFSRLAREPFWELVPQPGKTVSSAIINNTSSVSYLRKYALGAKLDDELFQVMQSGQGREALRETLLQSCFSMDAAVLLREQSLINGAAYDYSRVLEEKAHLPLVKEIVEAESYRPAVRDQAFRKVVTTAYDHRCALCGIRIVTPDGHTVVEAAHIVPWSKSKNDDIRNGMALCRTCHWGFDEGMLGVADNYTVITARTIGSDPNYPGLLTMLSGRAILPPAAREYWPAQEYLREHRKEWRL comes from the coding sequence GTGACCTGGACTGAGGCCACCAAACGCAAGGCGCCGCACAAGCCGATCCTGCTGCTGGCGGTACTTGACCTGGTGCATCGCGGTGTCGTCACCAACCCATTCATCGACGTCACGGCCGATCTGGTGGAGCTGAACGAGCTGTTCAACCTTTACTGGCGACGGGTCGTGCCGCTGGGGCAGACCAGCAGTATCGCCTTTCCCTTTTCCCGCCTCGCCCGCGAACCGTTCTGGGAATTGGTTCCCCAGCCTGGCAAGACTGTCTCCTCTGCAATTATTAACAATACCTCGTCGGTCAGCTATCTGCGCAAGTATGCCTTGGGTGCTAAGCTTGATGACGAGTTGTTTCAGGTGATGCAAAGCGGGCAGGGGAGGGAGGCGCTACGGGAAACCCTTCTGCAATCCTGCTTCTCGATGGATGCGGCAGTGCTGCTGCGGGAGCAGTCGTTGATCAACGGGGCGGCGTATGATTACAGCCGGGTTCTGGAAGAAAAAGCTCACCTACCGCTGGTGAAAGAGATCGTCGAAGCGGAGAGCTACCGGCCGGCAGTGCGGGACCAGGCCTTCCGCAAGGTTGTAACCACTGCCTATGACCACCGCTGCGCCCTGTGTGGCATCCGCATCGTTACCCCGGACGGACATACGGTGGTGGAGGCGGCCCACATCGTGCCGTGGAGCAAATCAAAGAACGACGACATCCGCAACGGTATGGCGCTCTGCCGTACCTGCCACTGGGGCTTCGATGAAGGAATGCTCGGCGTTGCTGACAACTACACAGTAATCACTGCTCGCACCATCGGCAGCGACCCTAATTACCCAGGTCTCCTCACAATGCTTTCAGGCCGCGCCATTCTACCGCCAGCGGCTCGTGAATACTGGCCTGCCCAGGAGTATTTGCGAGAGCATCGGAAAGAGTGGCGATTGTAA
- a CDS encoding zinc ribbon domain-containing protein — protein sequence MGLGRMVNNQMGKVRAHLTQLDGQPLGKAAFVILLFLDLFILIAIFNGLDEHTRQLPSPAETIPQTCREMVIDREWNPSNRTDNLGQIVTAHSGSYYRLDEKKKDLHPVCAPYIDLLDQVKTDENLVSAFEDRKQLQFEAKALQRSIDSLKGAYDTTLLENIARQPSDQPTVAAIKGEVQQKTGALNALTNQLAALERTINEDARVRSLWEKLQGIEKSERDKLLAELRRLNFWYPVKKLGMQLLFLLPLFAVFYAWNAVSIRHHRGVQALVSSHLLVVAFIPIFGKIVETIYDIIPHKLLDKLIDILVSFKLVAIWHYLVMALAIAAGLFLIYLFQKKLFTRERLIDRRIAKGECQQCGRHLPAEACACPFCGFQQFTPCEQCHALRHVHGRFCRKCGAPSP from the coding sequence ATGGGTTTGGGACGCATGGTGAATAACCAGATGGGCAAAGTCAGGGCGCATCTGACGCAACTCGATGGGCAGCCGTTGGGCAAGGCGGCTTTTGTCATTCTGCTTTTTCTCGATCTCTTTATCCTTATCGCCATCTTTAACGGGCTGGACGAGCACACCCGGCAGCTTCCTTCCCCTGCGGAAACCATTCCGCAGACCTGCCGGGAGATGGTGATCGACCGGGAGTGGAACCCGAGCAACCGCACGGACAACCTGGGGCAGATCGTCACGGCGCACAGCGGAAGCTATTACCGCCTTGACGAGAAAAAGAAGGACCTGCACCCGGTCTGCGCGCCCTATATCGATCTGCTGGATCAGGTCAAGACCGACGAGAACCTGGTCAGCGCCTTTGAAGACCGCAAACAATTACAGTTTGAAGCGAAGGCGCTGCAGCGCAGCATCGACAGCCTGAAGGGCGCTTACGATACGACCCTGCTGGAAAACATCGCCAGACAGCCGTCAGACCAGCCGACGGTGGCGGCGATTAAGGGGGAGGTGCAGCAGAAGACCGGCGCCCTGAATGCACTGACGAACCAGCTCGCCGCTCTGGAACGGACCATCAACGAGGATGCGCGGGTGCGGAGCCTCTGGGAAAAGCTGCAGGGGATTGAAAAATCGGAGCGGGACAAGCTGCTGGCCGAGCTGCGCCGCTTGAACTTCTGGTATCCGGTCAAGAAGCTGGGGATGCAGCTGCTCTTTCTGTTGCCCCTCTTCGCCGTCTTCTACGCCTGGAACGCGGTGAGCATCCGCCACCATCGCGGGGTGCAGGCTCTGGTCTCTTCCCATCTGCTGGTGGTGGCCTTTATCCCCATCTTTGGCAAGATTGTCGAGACGATCTACGACATCATCCCCCACAAGCTTCTGGATAAACTCATCGATATCCTCGTCTCCTTCAAGCTGGTGGCCATCTGGCACTACCTGGTCATGGCTCTGGCCATCGCCGCCGGACTCTTCCTCATCTACCTCTTCCAGAAAAAGCTCTTCACCCGCGAGCGCCTCATCGACCGCCGCATCGCCAAGGGGGAGTGCCAGCAATGCGGGCGCCATCTGCCCGCCGAAGCGTGTGCCTGTCCCTTCTGCGGATTCCAGCAGTTCACCCCCTGCGAACAATGCCACGCCTTGCGGCATGTGCATGGCCGCTTCTGCCGGAAGTGCGGGGCGCCATCCCCCTGA
- a CDS encoding DEAD/DEAH box helicase family protein has translation MKFTLKDYQDEAVRDVLVNLRKARKRWREEGDRHAFSLTAVTGAGKTVMAAAAFEALFHGDDNYDFEADPGAVVIWFSDDPSLNEQTRFRLMEASDRLNHSDLVVVQNTFNREKFEPGKIYFLNTQKLGKKSLLVRGFEPDEANPAFPEMRPDLRSHTIWDTIQNTIDDPSLTLYLVLDEAHRGMGSQSAAVQKDKSTIVKRLINGAGAVPAIPIVLGISATVERFNTAMAEAHERDPLRNVIVDSAKVQESGLLKDTIILDIPDQVGQFDTVLVRRATGKIKESSEAWAEYSKQQDSKEIVKPLMVLQVPNTPDPNEIGRALDTIFQQWPELTSEAIAHVLGDHTNQTFGRHTVPHISPERVQDSHWVRVLIAKEAISTGWDCPRAEVLVSFRPAKDRDHITQLMGRMVRTPLARRIPGNDRLNSVDCLLPFFDAKSVNDVADALMKGGDDGKDLPGRRVLINPKEMTPNPAVAEPVWEKFRSLPSQSLPQRGAKPVKRLTALAHELAWDKLLPGAGKTAHKEMHKVLDAIQERYAKEIAAARKDVLTVEGKSLNADMKNKAKSFDDFLEEADYIVIEDAYRRAGRILSPDISRTYAEYLAAKNTDAEDMEEALMEAHADIAALGLVTNVKTCLDAEADKLAKAWFAKYKAQIKELSDERQEVYRSLKEMSTEPGEIDLAMPKSWTVATTEQDEHGNKKPLPTYKQHMLCDESGLFPAEMNDWERTVLAAEMKRQGFQFWYRNPSRPSQDSLGIAYTEEQQVKIMRPDFIFFSAQEDGTIVADLVDPHGTQYGDALPKLQGLAQYAEAYGAVYRRIEAVAEVKGKLRVLDLTDARVRKAVVAAEDIKILYAGTLASDY, from the coding sequence ATGAAGTTTACCCTGAAGGATTACCAGGACGAGGCGGTGCGGGATGTGCTTGTCAATCTGCGTAAGGCCCGCAAGCGTTGGCGGGAGGAAGGCGATCGGCATGCTTTTTCTCTGACGGCGGTGACGGGTGCGGGTAAGACTGTTATGGCGGCGGCAGCCTTTGAGGCGCTGTTTCATGGCGACGACAATTACGACTTCGAGGCTGATCCCGGCGCTGTAGTTATCTGGTTCAGTGATGATCCGTCTTTGAATGAACAGACAAGGTTCAGGCTGATGGAGGCTTCCGACCGGCTGAATCATTCTGATCTGGTGGTGGTGCAGAACACCTTCAACCGGGAGAAATTTGAGCCCGGCAAGATCTATTTTCTCAACACCCAGAAGCTAGGAAAGAAGAGTCTCCTCGTTCGGGGTTTCGAGCCAGATGAGGCTAATCCGGCCTTCCCAGAAATGCGCCCGGACCTTCGATCCCATACCATCTGGGATACGATTCAGAACACCATTGACGACCCCTCTCTGACTCTGTATCTGGTGCTCGATGAGGCGCACCGGGGGATGGGTAGCCAATCGGCGGCGGTACAGAAAGATAAATCGACCATCGTCAAGAGGCTTATCAACGGGGCGGGCGCGGTGCCGGCGATCCCGATTGTTCTGGGGATATCCGCTACCGTGGAGCGATTCAATACCGCCATGGCCGAAGCGCATGAGCGCGATCCTCTCCGCAACGTCATTGTTGATTCTGCCAAGGTGCAGGAGTCTGGCCTGCTCAAGGATACGATCATCCTGGATATCCCCGATCAAGTAGGCCAGTTCGACACGGTACTGGTACGTCGGGCCACCGGCAAAATCAAGGAGTCGAGTGAGGCGTGGGCCGAGTATTCCAAACAGCAGGATTCCAAGGAAATCGTCAAACCGCTTATGGTGCTCCAGGTACCTAATACACCGGACCCCAACGAGATCGGGCGGGCGCTGGACACCATCTTTCAGCAGTGGCCGGAGTTGACTAGCGAGGCGATTGCCCATGTGTTAGGCGACCACACGAACCAGACATTTGGCAGACATACGGTGCCGCATATTTCCCCCGAGCGGGTTCAGGATTCCCATTGGGTCCGCGTGCTCATCGCGAAGGAAGCTATCAGTACCGGCTGGGACTGCCCGCGAGCCGAGGTTCTGGTTTCCTTCAGGCCCGCCAAGGATCGCGATCACATAACCCAGCTGATGGGGCGTATGGTTCGGACACCCCTGGCGCGGCGAATCCCGGGCAATGATCGGCTTAATTCTGTTGACTGTCTGCTGCCTTTTTTCGATGCCAAGTCCGTTAACGATGTTGCCGATGCCCTGATGAAGGGGGGCGACGACGGCAAAGACCTCCCAGGTCGCCGCGTCCTTATCAATCCCAAGGAGATGACGCCGAATCCAGCTGTTGCAGAACCAGTCTGGGAAAAGTTTCGGTCGCTGCCGTCCCAGTCCTTGCCGCAGCGGGGAGCAAAGCCGGTAAAGCGGTTGACTGCGCTGGCACATGAACTTGCGTGGGACAAGTTGTTGCCGGGTGCTGGAAAGACCGCCCATAAGGAAATGCACAAGGTGCTAGATGCGATTCAGGAACGCTATGCTAAGGAGATTGCTGCTGCCCGCAAGGACGTGTTGACGGTGGAAGGGAAGAGCCTGAATGCCGATATGAAGAACAAAGCGAAATCCTTCGACGACTTTTTGGAGGAGGCTGACTATATCGTGATCGAGGATGCTTATCGCCGCGCCGGGCGCATCCTGAGTCCGGATATTTCCCGGACCTACGCCGAATATTTGGCCGCTAAAAATACTGATGCTGAAGATATGGAAGAGGCGCTGATGGAAGCCCACGCCGATATCGCGGCGCTCGGCTTGGTTACCAATGTGAAAACCTGTCTCGACGCTGAAGCGGACAAACTGGCCAAAGCATGGTTCGCAAAATACAAGGCACAAATCAAGGAGTTATCTGACGAACGGCAGGAGGTGTATCGCTCGCTCAAGGAGATGAGTACGGAGCCAGGGGAAATAGACCTCGCCATGCCGAAATCGTGGACGGTGGCAACTACCGAGCAGGATGAACATGGCAACAAAAAGCCGCTACCGACGTACAAGCAGCACATGTTGTGCGACGAGAGCGGCTTGTTCCCTGCTGAAATGAACGATTGGGAGCGTACCGTGCTGGCGGCGGAGATGAAGCGTCAAGGTTTTCAGTTCTGGTACCGTAACCCGTCGCGTCCAAGCCAGGATTCTCTGGGGATCGCTTATACCGAGGAGCAGCAGGTAAAAATCATGCGGCCAGACTTCATCTTTTTCTCGGCACAGGAGGACGGCACCATAGTTGCCGACCTTGTTGACCCCCACGGGACCCAATATGGTGACGCGCTGCCAAAACTTCAGGGACTGGCTCAATACGCCGAAGCCTATGGGGCGGTGTATCGTCGCATTGAAGCTGTCGCCGAGGTGAAGGGTAAATTGCGTGTGCTGGACCTGACAGATGCGAGGGTGCGTAAGGCGGTGGTAGCGGCTGAGGACATCAAGATACTCTATGCGGGGACGTTGGCTAGCGACTACTGA
- a CDS encoding GGDEF domain-containing protein — protein sequence MNNGNKDRNRHSETMIFRPGELSAQAHQKQAVLTVIRGNRADLGHNKPIGQEILVGRARECGLVLADMMVSSRHARITRQADGRYGLEDLGSTNGTRVNGQPLAGAWNLGEGDKIYLGESVLRFSMVDAMDLGYHDELSQLARVDPLTGLDTKRCFDDALAIALQHALYQRQPLSVLMMDMDGIKPINDTHGHLFGEHAIAQTGRLIARVLGEQGRACRFGGDEFTAMLPGFDKAAAVQVAEEIRRLLQEAGLEKNGIPLQPTISIGVASCPEDGDTLLALVDAADRALYRSKRAGKNRVSV from the coding sequence ATGAATAATGGAAACAAGGACAGGAATCGCCATAGCGAGACGATGATTTTCAGGCCGGGGGAGCTTTCGGCCCAGGCCCACCAGAAGCAGGCGGTGCTTACCGTGATACGGGGCAATCGGGCTGATCTGGGGCATAACAAGCCCATCGGCCAGGAGATCCTGGTCGGTCGCGCCCGGGAGTGCGGCCTGGTGCTGGCGGACATGATGGTGTCGTCGCGCCATGCCCGCATCACGCGACAGGCGGACGGCCGCTATGGGCTGGAAGATCTCGGCTCGACCAACGGCACCCGCGTCAACGGCCAGCCGCTGGCCGGGGCCTGGAACTTGGGCGAAGGAGACAAGATCTACCTGGGCGAGTCGGTACTGCGCTTCTCCATGGTGGATGCCATGGACCTCGGCTATCACGATGAACTGTCGCAACTGGCGCGTGTCGATCCACTGACGGGGCTTGACACCAAACGCTGCTTTGACGATGCCCTTGCCATCGCTCTGCAGCATGCTCTGTACCAGCGACAGCCCCTGTCGGTGCTGATGATGGACATGGACGGGATCAAACCCATCAACGACACCCATGGACACCTGTTCGGAGAGCACGCCATCGCCCAGACCGGCCGCCTGATCGCCCGGGTGCTGGGGGAGCAGGGGCGGGCCTGCCGTTTTGGCGGCGACGAGTTTACCGCCATGCTGCCCGGTTTCGACAAGGCCGCCGCCGTGCAGGTGGCCGAGGAGATCCGCCGGCTGTTGCAGGAAGCGGGTCTGGAAAAAAACGGCATCCCCCTGCAGCCGACCATCTCCATCGGCGTCGCCAGCTGCCCCGAGGATGGCGACACCTTGCTGGCGCTGGTGGACGCGGCGGACCGGGCTCTCTACCGCTCCAAGCGGGCGGGCAAGAACCGGGTGAGCGTTTGA
- a CDS encoding Na(+)-translocating NADH-quinone reductase subunit A: MIQIRRGLDIPFIGQPEQHIHNGPSVKRVALLGPDYSGLKPTMEVAEGDRVRAGQTLFTDKRCPDVRFTAPGAGRVTAIHRGPKRVLLAVEIALEGDGAETFPNYPENRLSQLSRQQVVDNLLQSGLWTALRRRPFDRVPDPAEMPAALFVTAMASDPLAADVAVVLGEQHDNFRCGLRVLSRLCESPRYVCQAPGLELPQGEGFEAVAFAGPHPAGLVGTHIHHLHPVNVERPVWHIGYQDVIAIGHLFVRGKLRLERVIALGGEGMRKPRLLRTRLGAQLGDLLRDELVDGRQRLLSGSPLSGHAARGPLGFLGRYHLQACALPEALDTPVSLSWLRPGFGSWSVRNLFAGGMARRRPHGFTTARGGEGRAIYPIGTYEQVLPLDVSATYLLRALAAGDSEDARALGCLDLAEEDLALCSFVCPGKNDFGPLLRNVLDDIEKEG; this comes from the coding sequence ATCATTCAGATACGGCGCGGGCTCGATATCCCGTTTATCGGACAACCTGAACAGCATATCCACAACGGACCCTCCGTAAAGCGCGTGGCCCTTCTGGGCCCCGACTATTCCGGTCTCAAGCCGACCATGGAAGTGGCCGAGGGGGATCGGGTGCGGGCCGGGCAAACGCTCTTCACCGACAAGCGCTGCCCCGACGTGCGTTTCACCGCCCCGGGAGCCGGGCGGGTGACGGCTATTCACCGTGGGCCCAAGCGGGTGCTGCTGGCCGTGGAGATCGCCCTGGAAGGTGACGGGGCGGAAACCTTTCCGAACTACCCGGAAAATCGTCTGTCGCAGCTCTCGCGCCAGCAGGTCGTCGACAACCTGTTGCAGTCGGGCCTGTGGACGGCCCTGCGCCGCCGACCCTTCGACCGCGTGCCCGACCCGGCGGAAATGCCTGCGGCCCTGTTCGTCACCGCCATGGCCAGTGATCCGCTGGCCGCCGATGTGGCGGTCGTTCTCGGCGAGCAGCACGATAATTTCAGGTGCGGCTTGCGCGTGCTCAGTCGTTTGTGCGAGAGCCCGCGTTACGTCTGCCAGGCACCGGGGCTGGAGTTGCCTCAGGGGGAAGGCTTCGAGGCGGTCGCCTTTGCCGGACCCCATCCGGCCGGGCTGGTCGGCACGCACATTCACCACCTGCACCCCGTCAATGTCGAGCGCCCCGTCTGGCACATCGGCTATCAGGATGTCATCGCTATCGGCCATCTCTTTGTGCGCGGGAAGCTGCGGCTGGAGCGGGTCATTGCCCTGGGGGGAGAAGGCATGCGCAAGCCGCGTCTGCTGCGTACCCGTCTGGGTGCACAGCTGGGCGACCTGCTGCGGGACGAACTGGTCGACGGGCGTCAGCGGCTGTTATCCGGATCGCCCCTGAGTGGTCATGCCGCCCGCGGTCCCCTCGGCTTTCTCGGCCGCTATCATCTGCAGGCCTGCGCGCTGCCCGAAGCGCTGGATACCCCCGTCTCGCTGAGCTGGCTGCGGCCGGGATTCGGCTCCTGGTCGGTGCGCAATCTCTTTGCCGGCGGGATGGCCCGGCGGCGCCCGCACGGCTTCACCACAGCGCGGGGAGGGGAAGGGAGGGCCATCTATCCCATCGGCACCTATGAGCAGGTGCTGCCGCTGGATGTTTCCGCCACCTATCTCCTGCGGGCGCTGGCGGCGGGAGACAGTGAAGACGCGCGGGCGCTCGGCTGCCTCGACCTGGCCGAGGAGGATCTGGCCCTGTGCAGTTTTGTCTGCCCGGGGAAAAACGATTTCGGACCGCTGCTGCGCAACGTTCTTGATGACATTGAGAAGGAGGGATGA